A genomic segment from Deinococcus seoulensis encodes:
- a CDS encoding tetratricopeptide repeat protein, which translates to MSGTVPHPLQAQLLGAPTFTWTGQEVRVPPRLAALLAFLALEGPADRENLLELFWPGGSSQHLRQALYSLRQQPGSSDWLQERPGTVAVHVTTDVSELELLLSAALPPAERLRAWPTGAFLETVHLDRAGPARDWVRHHQERLQQAQAQAFDRWGNQELQRGNPEALDVARCWVATDPLSEAAAVLMMRVQARTGNLAEVKATWNALRRSLRQALDAEPSDDTRTVYETLSGDGGQRGLARLITTSDESFDPDEPLHGRDSELARLVSLLRSGERVIVHGLPGMGKTRLAMAVASRYLQGGESILWCVIGNDRPDATLSALQDALQSHRQPLPDALRHRNVTLCVLDDVWSQETLSALLSVLPPELPVLVTSRTRWPGLIPLTLPRLARPDAEALLTSHASGNEDPHNERDALCALLGDHPLALRLAGRTMHALNWPSSQLAQALHDSPHTVGGGYLAALLHCSVSTLSAPEYEAYLGMGSLPVPAVTPELLSMALRRDVQETEQVLYSLMLRGLISRAATPGSGTVRYLMHELTWSHARTHRALQVKTVYQAALTYAAQHANTPATLDAERPLLIEVVRQASQEEPDLLIDLFTAWLGGAYIAARGFPTAHLDLLKNAAERAARTQRWPQAATLYGKLADIQHGLLGDGISAAQHYSCAAQMAGQAGLVERQATFLGLGATVRAIHHLPETHETLQQAVICAQRSADPICLARIHEQRGFILAMTGDFSGAVTAFETARVTLRPHLASPHLLSAAQSAYLSATSNLAQAEQRLGQLEQAASHREEALELAIERDEHLRIAHAHADLGEVRLLQGLHDLARAHLQQAISLYRTLGAASPETATRVLLGTIPPPTDSRGQLATE; encoded by the coding sequence GGAGCCCCGACATTCACCTGGACGGGCCAGGAGGTGCGCGTTCCGCCGCGCCTGGCAGCCCTGCTCGCCTTCCTCGCACTGGAGGGACCCGCAGACAGAGAGAACCTGCTGGAACTGTTCTGGCCGGGCGGCTCCTCACAGCACCTGCGTCAGGCCCTCTACAGCCTCCGGCAACAACCCGGTTCGTCGGACTGGTTGCAGGAGCGACCCGGTACGGTCGCCGTGCATGTCACTACGGACGTCAGTGAACTGGAACTGCTCCTGAGTGCAGCACTCCCGCCCGCGGAACGGTTGCGGGCGTGGCCGACCGGTGCGTTTCTCGAAACGGTTCACCTTGACCGGGCCGGTCCGGCGCGGGACTGGGTGCGACACCACCAGGAACGTCTGCAGCAAGCGCAGGCTCAGGCATTCGATCGGTGGGGAAATCAGGAGCTGCAGCGCGGCAACCCGGAGGCGCTGGACGTGGCCCGCTGCTGGGTTGCCACTGATCCGCTCAGTGAAGCCGCCGCCGTCCTGATGATGAGAGTGCAGGCCCGCACTGGCAACCTCGCAGAGGTGAAGGCCACCTGGAACGCACTACGCCGCTCTCTGCGTCAGGCTCTGGATGCTGAACCCAGTGACGATACCCGAACCGTGTATGAGACGCTGTCCGGTGACGGTGGGCAACGTGGACTGGCGCGGCTCATCACCACATCCGATGAATCCTTCGACCCTGACGAACCCTTGCACGGCCGCGATTCAGAACTGGCCAGACTGGTCAGTCTTCTGCGCTCCGGCGAACGGGTCATCGTTCATGGACTTCCCGGAATGGGCAAAACGCGGCTCGCAATGGCCGTTGCAAGCCGTTACCTGCAGGGAGGCGAGTCGATCCTGTGGTGCGTCATCGGGAATGATCGACCGGACGCCACCCTCAGCGCTCTGCAGGACGCTCTCCAGTCACATCGCCAACCCCTGCCCGACGCCTTGCGTCACCGGAACGTCACCCTCTGCGTGCTTGATGACGTCTGGTCCCAGGAAACCCTGAGCGCTCTCCTGTCTGTCCTCCCTCCCGAACTGCCCGTACTGGTCACCTCCCGTACCCGCTGGCCCGGTCTGATCCCACTGACACTCCCGCGTCTTGCGCGACCGGACGCCGAGGCGCTCCTGACCAGTCACGCGTCAGGCAACGAAGACCCGCACAATGAACGGGACGCGCTGTGCGCCTTGCTCGGCGATCATCCCCTTGCGCTCCGCCTTGCTGGACGGACCATGCACGCTCTGAACTGGCCATCTTCTCAGTTGGCGCAGGCTCTGCACGACTCACCTCACACGGTCGGTGGCGGCTATCTCGCGGCTCTCCTGCACTGCAGCGTCAGCACTCTCAGCGCTCCAGAGTACGAAGCGTACCTGGGCATGGGCAGCCTCCCGGTCCCGGCAGTCACGCCAGAACTGCTGTCCATGGCCCTGCGCCGTGATGTTCAGGAGACCGAGCAAGTCCTGTACAGCCTGATGCTACGGGGCCTGATCAGCCGCGCTGCCACGCCCGGTTCTGGAACCGTCCGGTATCTGATGCACGAACTCACCTGGTCGCACGCCCGCACGCACAGGGCCTTACAGGTGAAGACGGTCTATCAGGCCGCCCTGACCTATGCCGCGCAGCATGCCAACACGCCAGCCACCCTCGACGCCGAACGGCCCCTCCTGATTGAGGTGGTTCGTCAGGCCAGCCAGGAGGAGCCGGACCTTCTCATCGACCTGTTTACTGCCTGGCTGGGAGGCGCGTACATTGCTGCGCGGGGTTTTCCCACTGCCCACCTCGACCTCCTGAAAAACGCTGCGGAACGGGCTGCACGGACGCAACGCTGGCCGCAGGCGGCGACCCTCTACGGCAAACTGGCTGACATCCAACACGGACTTCTTGGCGACGGCATCAGCGCTGCTCAACACTACTCATGCGCCGCGCAGATGGCCGGGCAGGCCGGATTGGTCGAACGCCAGGCGACGTTCCTCGGTCTCGGCGCGACTGTCCGCGCGATCCATCACCTGCCAGAAACGCACGAAACCCTCCAGCAGGCTGTCATCTGCGCTCAGCGGAGCGCAGACCCCATCTGCCTTGCCCGTATTCATGAGCAGCGCGGCTTCATTCTGGCCATGACCGGTGACTTCTCTGGCGCCGTGACTGCTTTCGAGACGGCGCGCGTCACCCTGCGGCCACATCTGGCCTCCCCCCATCTCCTGTCTGCTGCGCAGAGCGCCTATCTGAGTGCCACCAGCAACCTCGCGCAGGCTGAACAGAGACTCGGGCAGCTTGAGCAGGCGGCTTCCCACCGGGAAGAAGCGCTGGAACTGGCCATTGAGCGCGACGAACATCTCCGCATCGCTCATGCTCACGCCGATCTGGGCGAGGTCCGACTCCTGCAGGGGCTCCACGATCTGGCCCGGGCTCACCTTCAACAGGCCATTTCGCTGTATCGCACGCTCGGTGCGGCCTCCCCGGAAACGGCGACTCGCGTTCTTCTCGGGACCATCCCACCACCCACAGACTCCAGGGGGCAACTGGCGACCGAATGA